The proteins below come from a single Streptomyces sp. M92 genomic window:
- the tal gene encoding transaldolase, with translation MITVTEATATAGALRRLSEAGVSIWLDDLSRRRIESGNLAELIGTEHVVGVTTNPSIFQAAIGSGEGYEEQLADLATRGVTVDEAVRMMTTADVRAAADVLRPVYEATGGRDGRVSIEVDPRLAHDTRATVAEARQLAWLVDRPNVMIKIPATKAGLPAITEVIGAGISVNVTLIFSLERYREVMDAYLDGLEQAQAAGLDLAGIHSVASFFVSRVDSEIDKRLTVLGTEEALALKGKAALANARLAYEAYENVFAGGRFTALAGARANAQRPLWASTGVKDPAFRDTLYVEELVAPGTVNTMPEATLRAAADHGDVRGDTVTGGYAQARADLAAVERLGISYDEVVEQLEQEGVAKFEVAWQDLLDAVTKSLDSKGVDGE, from the coding sequence ATGATCACTGTGACCGAAGCAACCGCGACCGCGGGAGCACTGCGACGCCTGTCCGAGGCGGGCGTCTCCATCTGGCTGGACGACCTGTCGCGGCGGCGGATCGAATCCGGCAACCTGGCCGAACTGATCGGGACGGAGCACGTCGTCGGCGTCACCACCAACCCGTCGATCTTCCAGGCCGCCATCGGCTCCGGCGAGGGCTACGAGGAGCAGCTCGCCGACCTCGCGACCCGGGGCGTCACCGTCGACGAGGCGGTCCGCATGATGACCACCGCCGACGTCCGCGCCGCCGCCGACGTGCTGCGCCCGGTGTACGAGGCGACCGGCGGCCGGGACGGGCGGGTCTCCATCGAGGTCGACCCGCGTCTCGCCCACGACACCCGGGCCACGGTCGCCGAGGCGCGTCAGCTGGCCTGGCTGGTGGACCGCCCCAACGTGATGATCAAAATCCCGGCGACGAAGGCCGGTCTCCCGGCGATCACCGAGGTCATCGGCGCCGGCATCAGCGTCAACGTCACTCTGATCTTCTCCCTGGAGCGCTACCGCGAGGTCATGGACGCCTACCTCGACGGTCTGGAGCAGGCGCAGGCGGCCGGGCTGGACCTGGCCGGCATCCACTCCGTGGCCTCCTTCTTCGTCTCCCGCGTCGACAGCGAGATCGACAAGCGGCTGACGGTGCTCGGCACGGAAGAGGCCCTGGCACTGAAGGGGAAGGCGGCGCTGGCCAACGCGCGGCTGGCCTACGAGGCGTACGAGAACGTCTTCGCCGGTGGCCGTTTCACCGCGCTGGCCGGGGCCCGCGCCAACGCCCAGCGTCCCCTGTGGGCGTCGACCGGGGTGAAGGACCCGGCATTCCGGGACACCCTGTACGTGGAGGAGCTGGTCGCTCCCGGCACCGTGAACACGATGCCGGAGGCCACCCTGCGCGCCGCCGCCGACCACGGCGACGTGCGGGGCGACACGGTCACCGGTGGTTACGCCCAGGCCCGGGCGGACCTCGCGGCCGTGGAGCGGCTCGGCATCTCGTACGACGAGGTGGTGGAGCAGCTGGAGCAGGAGGGCGTGGCCAAGTTCGAGGTGGCCTGGCAGGACCTGCTGGACGCCGTGACGAAGTCCCTCGACAGCAAGGGAGTTGACGGGGAATGA
- the tkt gene encoding transketolase: MSTHTVDSADRFEWTELDRRAVDTARVLAADAVQKVGNGHPGTAMALAPAAYTIFQKVMRHDPADPEWTGRDRFVLSPGHTSLTLYTQLYLAGYELELDDLKAFRTHGSKTPGHPEYGHTAGVETTTGPLGQGVANAVGMAMAARYERGLFDPGAPDGESPFDHTVWAIVSDGDLQEGVSAEASSLAGHQRLGNLVFLYDDNHISIEGDTATAFSEDVLKRYEAYGWHVQRVEPAANGDIDVHALYAALTAAKAETGRPSIIAMRTIIAWPAPNARNTEASHGSALGEEEVAATKRVLGFDPEKSFEVADDVLAHTRRALDRGAEAHAAWEKRIATWRSDRPEHAALFDRVVAGRLPEGWEDTLPVFETGKAVATRAASGKVLQALGPVLPELWGGSADLAGSNNTTIDKTSSFLPEGNPLPEADPYGRTVHFGIREFSMAAEMNGIALHGNTRIYGGTFLVFSDYMRNAVRMSALMQLPVTYVWTHDSVGLGEDGPTHQPVEHLAALRAIPGLNVVRPADANETAIAWAEILKRHSTHPAPHGLALTRQGVPTYEPNQDAARGGYVLAEASTGSPEVILIATGSEVQLAVAAREALEAEGTPTRVVSMPSVEWFEEQTREYRDSVLPPAVRARVAVEAGIGLTWYRFVGDAGRIVSLEHFGASADAKTLFTEYGFTAEHVVAAARKSLAAARG, encoded by the coding sequence ATGAGCACGCACACAGTGGACAGCGCGGACCGCTTCGAATGGACCGAACTCGACCGGCGTGCCGTCGACACCGCCCGTGTTCTGGCGGCCGACGCGGTGCAGAAGGTCGGCAACGGCCACCCCGGCACGGCGATGGCCCTCGCTCCGGCCGCGTACACGATCTTTCAGAAGGTGATGCGGCACGATCCCGCCGACCCGGAGTGGACCGGCCGTGACCGCTTCGTCCTCTCCCCCGGCCACACCTCGCTGACCCTCTACACCCAGCTCTACCTCGCCGGGTACGAGCTGGAGCTGGACGACCTGAAGGCCTTCCGCACGCACGGCTCGAAGACGCCCGGCCACCCCGAGTACGGGCACACGGCGGGCGTGGAGACGACGACCGGCCCGCTCGGCCAGGGCGTCGCCAACGCGGTCGGCATGGCGATGGCCGCCCGTTACGAGCGCGGACTCTTCGACCCCGGGGCTCCGGACGGCGAGTCCCCCTTCGACCACACCGTCTGGGCGATCGTCTCCGACGGCGACCTCCAGGAGGGCGTCTCCGCCGAGGCGTCGTCCCTCGCCGGACACCAGAGGCTCGGCAACCTCGTCTTCCTCTACGACGACAACCACATCTCCATCGAGGGCGACACCGCGACCGCGTTCTCGGAGGACGTGCTGAAGCGGTACGAGGCCTACGGCTGGCACGTGCAGCGCGTCGAGCCCGCCGCGAACGGCGACATCGACGTGCACGCCCTGTACGCGGCCCTGACGGCGGCGAAGGCGGAGACCGGGCGCCCGTCCATCATCGCCATGCGCACGATCATCGCGTGGCCCGCCCCGAACGCGCGGAACACCGAGGCCTCCCACGGCTCCGCCCTCGGCGAGGAGGAGGTCGCCGCCACCAAGCGCGTCCTCGGCTTCGACCCCGAGAAGTCCTTCGAGGTCGCCGACGACGTCCTCGCCCACACCCGCCGTGCCCTGGACCGGGGCGCCGAGGCGCACGCCGCCTGGGAGAAGCGGATCGCCACGTGGCGCAGCGACCGGCCCGAGCACGCCGCGCTGTTCGACCGCGTGGTCGCGGGCCGGCTGCCCGAGGGCTGGGAGGACACCCTGCCGGTGTTCGAGACCGGCAAGGCGGTCGCCACGCGTGCCGCGTCCGGCAAGGTGCTCCAGGCGCTCGGTCCGGTACTGCCGGAGCTGTGGGGCGGCTCGGCCGACCTGGCCGGGTCGAACAACACGACGATCGACAAGACGTCCTCCTTCCTCCCCGAGGGCAACCCGCTGCCGGAGGCAGACCCGTACGGCCGCACCGTGCACTTCGGCATCCGCGAGTTCTCGATGGCGGCGGAGATGAACGGCATCGCCCTGCACGGCAACACCCGGATCTACGGCGGCACCTTCCTGGTCTTCTCCGACTACATGCGCAACGCCGTACGCATGTCGGCGCTGATGCAGCTCCCGGTGACGTACGTCTGGACACACGACTCCGTCGGCCTGGGCGAGGACGGCCCGACCCACCAGCCGGTCGAGCACCTGGCCGCCCTGCGGGCCATTCCGGGCCTGAACGTGGTCCGCCCGGCCGACGCCAACGAGACCGCGATCGCCTGGGCCGAGATCCTCAAGCGGCACTCCACCCACCCGGCCCCGCACGGTCTGGCCCTCACCCGGCAGGGCGTGCCGACGTACGAGCCGAACCAGGACGCTGCGCGTGGCGGCTACGTCCTCGCCGAAGCCTCCACGGGCAGCCCGGAGGTGATCCTGATCGCCACCGGTTCCGAGGTCCAGCTCGCCGTGGCCGCGCGGGAGGCGCTGGAGGCCGAGGGCACGCCCACGCGGGTGGTGTCGATGCCGTCCGTGGAGTGGTTCGAGGAGCAGACCCGCGAGTACCGCGACAGCGTGCTGCCGCCCGCCGTGCGGGCCCGGGTGGCCGTGGAGGCCGGGATCGGCCTGACCTGGTACCGCTTCGTGGGCGACGCCGGCCGCATCGTCTCGCTGGAGCACTTCGGCGCCTCCGCCGACGCCAAGACCCTGTTCACCGAGTACGGCTTCACCGCCGAGCACGTGGTCGCCGCCGCCAGAAAGTCCCTGGCCGCCGCCCGCGGCTGA
- a CDS encoding helix-turn-helix transcriptional regulator — protein MADENQQDGGGGPEGGDGIRTFPFPVDLSLLGVGMQVGPMGAGRTWHAHAPLHRVHRIDFHVVMLFTGGPVRHMIDFAEYEATAGELLWIRPGQVHRFSPDSEYRGTVLTMQPGFLPRSTVEVTGLYRYDLPPLLRPDEARLAGLTASLDQLRREYEDATTLPLSLHTAVLRHTLSAFLLRLAHLAASSAQEASPGSAAGDTTFTLFRDAVERGFPTNHSVSAYADALGYSRRTLVRAVRAATGQTPKGFIDKRVVLEAKRLLAHTDMPIGRVGAAVGFPDAANFSKFFQQHTDQTPAAFRAELR, from the coding sequence ATGGCGGACGAAAACCAACAAGACGGCGGCGGTGGCCCGGAGGGCGGCGACGGAATCAGAACGTTCCCCTTCCCGGTCGATCTGAGCCTCCTCGGCGTCGGCATGCAGGTGGGCCCCATGGGCGCCGGCCGCACCTGGCACGCGCACGCCCCCCTGCACCGCGTGCACCGCATCGACTTCCACGTCGTCATGCTGTTCACCGGCGGCCCGGTCCGCCACATGATCGACTTCGCCGAGTACGAGGCGACGGCCGGCGAACTGCTGTGGATCCGGCCCGGACAGGTCCACCGCTTCTCGCCGGACAGCGAGTACCGCGGAACGGTGCTGACCATGCAGCCCGGCTTCCTGCCCCGCTCCACCGTGGAGGTCACCGGCCTCTACCGCTACGACCTGCCGCCCCTGCTCCGCCCCGACGAGGCGCGGCTCGCCGGGCTCACCGCCTCCCTCGACCAGCTCCGCCGCGAGTACGAGGACGCCACCACCCTGCCGCTGAGCCTGCACACCGCCGTACTGCGCCACACCCTCTCCGCGTTCCTGCTGCGCCTCGCGCACCTCGCGGCCAGCTCCGCGCAGGAGGCGAGCCCGGGGTCGGCGGCCGGGGACACGACGTTCACCCTATTCCGCGACGCCGTCGAGCGGGGCTTCCCCACCAACCACAGTGTCAGCGCCTACGCGGACGCGCTCGGTTACTCCCGGCGCACCCTCGTCCGCGCGGTGCGCGCCGCCACCGGCCAGACGCCCAAGGGATTCATCGACAAGCGCGTCGTCCTGGAGGCCAAGCGGCTCCTCGCTCACACGGACATGCCGATCGGCCGGGTCGGCGCGGCGGTCGGCTTCCCGGACGCGGCGAACTTCTCGAAGTTCTTCCAGCAGCACACGGACCAGACGCCGGCGGCGTTCCGGGCGGAGCTGCGCTGA
- a CDS encoding glycoside hydrolase family 16 protein, whose protein sequence is MRETPGNPPGRRRLRRALVAVVGTLGLAAAATAVTGPSANAAVPPPPSGWTQVFADDFDGAAGSGVNTANWQYATGTGYPGGPANWGTGEIETMTSSPDNVSLDGAGNLRITPRRDAAGHWTSGRIETKRTDFEPPAGGKLRVEARIQVPNVTGAAAKGYWPAFWMLGAPYRGNYWNWPAVGEIDILENTQGLNTVWATMHCGTSPGGPCNETSGIGGSTACPGATCQAAFHTYRMEWDRSTSVEQIRFYVDGYNFHTVRADQVDATTWENATNHGYFIILNVAMGGGFPDAFGGGPDAGTQPGHSMLVDYVQVLSAGGSGTTPPTEGDRDAYSAVEAESYDAQSGTMTEATSDSGGGRNLGALADGDWVQYKGVKFGSSPATQFRARVASGAPAGVSGLVEVRLDSRTSTPVGSFAVGNTGGWQSWRTIPANIGAVTGTHDVYLTFTSGQPADFVNVNWFSFAR, encoded by the coding sequence ATGAGAGAAACCCCCGGCAACCCGCCCGGGCGACGGCGACTGCGGCGGGCCCTGGTGGCCGTCGTCGGCACGCTCGGTCTCGCCGCGGCCGCCACCGCCGTCACCGGGCCGTCCGCCAACGCCGCGGTTCCCCCGCCGCCGTCCGGCTGGACCCAGGTCTTCGCCGACGACTTCGACGGCGCCGCCGGCTCCGGCGTGAACACCGCGAACTGGCAGTACGCGACCGGCACCGGCTACCCGGGCGGCCCCGCCAACTGGGGCACCGGCGAGATCGAGACGATGACCTCCTCCCCGGACAACGTCTCCCTCGACGGCGCCGGCAACCTGCGCATCACCCCGCGCCGCGACGCCGCCGGTCACTGGACGTCGGGCCGCATCGAGACGAAGCGCACCGACTTCGAGCCCCCCGCCGGTGGCAAGCTGCGCGTCGAGGCCCGCATCCAGGTACCGAACGTCACCGGGGCGGCGGCCAAGGGCTACTGGCCGGCGTTCTGGATGCTGGGCGCTCCCTACCGCGGCAACTACTGGAACTGGCCCGCGGTCGGCGAGATCGACATCCTGGAGAACACCCAGGGCCTCAACACGGTCTGGGCCACCATGCACTGCGGCACCTCGCCGGGCGGCCCCTGCAACGAGACCAGCGGCATCGGCGGCAGCACCGCCTGCCCCGGTGCCACCTGCCAGGCGGCCTTCCACACCTACCGGATGGAGTGGGACCGCTCGACGAGCGTCGAGCAGATCCGCTTCTACGTCGACGGCTACAACTTCCACACGGTGCGCGCCGACCAGGTCGACGCGACGACGTGGGAGAACGCCACGAACCACGGCTACTTCATCATCCTCAACGTGGCGATGGGCGGCGGCTTCCCGGACGCCTTCGGCGGCGGCCCGGACGCCGGCACCCAGCCCGGCCACTCGATGCTGGTGGACTACGTCCAGGTGCTGTCGGCCGGTGGGAGCGGCACCACGCCGCCGACCGAGGGTGACCGGGACGCGTACAGCGCCGTCGAGGCGGAGTCGTACGACGCCCAGTCCGGCACGATGACCGAGGCCACCTCGGACTCGGGCGGTGGCCGGAACCTCGGGGCGCTCGCCGACGGCGACTGGGTCCAGTACAAGGGCGTGAAGTTCGGTTCGAGCCCGGCGACGCAGTTCAGGGCGCGGGTCGCGAGCGGCGCGCCCGCCGGTGTCAGCGGCCTGGTGGAGGTGCGCCTGGACAGCCGTACCAGCACTCCGGTCGGCAGCTTCGCGGTGGGCAACACCGGTGGCTGGCAGTCCTGGCGGACGATACCGGCGAACATCGGCGCGGTGACGGGCACGCACGACGTGTACCTGACCTTCACCAGCGGGCAGCCCGCCGACTTCGTGAACGTGAACTGGTTCAGCTTCGCCCGCTGA
- a CDS encoding MMPL family transporter has translation MLSTLARAATRRPLTVMLLWGVFLLLGFGLGTGVFGKLSDDVPDVPGTESEVAAEYLDGLDPSGASITAVVEAAAVTGPGVRDEVGRAVADLRELAGVAAVPDPYATRGLVAEDGRALIVPVEFEGGLGDEAEQDAVAAAAGRLHGIDANAVHVSGGPLLGEQLGERAQEDVKNAELISLPVVLVLLLVVFGGLRAAGLPLLVAVAGIAGAFLGLFAFSQFTDISVYAIQVTTMLGLGLAVDYALLMLVRFREERREVADVVEAVHRTVAAAGRTVLFSGLTVAVSLAGLLVFPSTFLRSMGLAVAAVVVVDMLAALTLLPALLARFGGRIAPAKVRPEGEEGRLFARLARFAARRRVAVLAVTVPALLVLALPVTGMRVNIGDARQLPPSTEARQLYDAVEAHFPPGTGVSPVTVVLRPGTDAATADRIGALAPGTERRELPGGTTVLELRPAGTVDGAAATALVERVRDLRGEAPVQVTGTAAQLVDFRQMLADRAPWAALTVLAGILVLLFAFTGSVLLPLRTIATTLLSLAAALGAVVWVFQDGHLAGLIGAEGLGALSLTAPPLIIAIAFGLAMDYELFILARMREVREQGGDDREAVVTGLRRSGRVVTCAALLLAVVFGAFMTGGFSPILQIGLGLTLAVLIDATVVRMLLVPASMALLGRHAWWAPKPLRRAHERFGVREEAAAPRTPEPAHR, from the coding sequence GTGCTGTCCACACTCGCCCGGGCGGCGACCCGCCGTCCGCTGACCGTGATGCTCCTGTGGGGCGTGTTCCTGCTGCTCGGCTTCGGCCTCGGCACGGGCGTCTTCGGGAAGCTCTCCGACGACGTGCCCGACGTCCCCGGCACCGAGTCGGAGGTGGCCGCCGAGTACCTGGACGGCCTCGACCCGTCCGGCGCGTCGATCACCGCCGTCGTCGAGGCCGCCGCCGTCACCGGCCCCGGGGTGCGCGACGAGGTGGGCCGGGCCGTCGCCGACCTGCGGGAGCTCGCCGGCGTCGCCGCCGTGCCCGACCCGTACGCCACGCGTGGTCTGGTCGCCGAGGACGGGCGGGCGCTGATCGTTCCCGTCGAGTTCGAGGGCGGTCTGGGGGACGAGGCCGAACAGGACGCGGTGGCGGCGGCGGCCGGGCGGCTGCACGGCATCGACGCCAACGCGGTCCACGTCAGCGGCGGACCGCTGCTCGGCGAACAGCTCGGGGAGCGCGCCCAGGAGGACGTGAAGAACGCCGAGTTGATCTCGCTGCCGGTCGTACTGGTGCTGCTGCTGGTCGTCTTCGGCGGGCTGCGCGCGGCCGGGCTGCCGCTGCTGGTCGCGGTGGCGGGCATCGCGGGCGCCTTCCTCGGCCTGTTCGCGTTCAGCCAGTTCACCGACATCTCCGTCTACGCGATCCAGGTCACGACGATGCTGGGGCTGGGTCTGGCCGTGGACTACGCCCTGCTGATGCTGGTCCGCTTCCGCGAGGAGCGCCGGGAGGTGGCGGACGTGGTGGAGGCCGTGCACCGCACGGTCGCGGCGGCCGGGCGGACCGTGCTGTTCTCCGGGCTCACGGTGGCGGTGAGCCTGGCCGGGCTGCTGGTCTTCCCGAGCACCTTCCTGCGCAGCATGGGCCTGGCGGTGGCCGCGGTGGTCGTCGTCGACATGCTCGCCGCGCTGACCCTGCTGCCCGCGCTGCTGGCCAGGTTCGGCGGGCGGATCGCCCCGGCCAAGGTCCGGCCGGAGGGCGAGGAGGGCCGGCTCTTCGCCCGCCTGGCCCGCTTCGCCGCCCGCCGGCGCGTGGCCGTCCTGGCGGTGACGGTACCGGCCCTGCTGGTGCTGGCGCTGCCCGTCACGGGGATGCGCGTCAACATCGGCGACGCGCGGCAACTGCCCCCAAGCACCGAGGCACGGCAGCTGTACGACGCCGTGGAGGCGCACTTCCCGCCGGGCACGGGGGTGTCGCCGGTCACCGTGGTCCTGCGGCCCGGTACCGACGCCGCGACGGCCGACCGGATCGGCGCGCTCGCGCCGGGCACCGAGCGCCGTGAACTGCCCGGTGGTACGACCGTGCTCGAACTGCGCCCGGCCGGCACGGTCGACGGAGCCGCGGCCACCGCACTGGTAGAGCGGGTACGCGACCTGCGCGGCGAGGCGCCCGTCCAGGTCACCGGCACCGCCGCCCAGTTGGTCGACTTCCGGCAGATGCTGGCCGACCGGGCGCCCTGGGCCGCGCTGACCGTGCTGGCCGGGATCCTCGTGCTGCTGTTCGCGTTCACCGGGTCGGTGCTGCTGCCGCTGCGCACGATCGCGACCACGCTGCTCAGTCTCGCCGCCGCGCTCGGCGCCGTGGTCTGGGTGTTCCAGGACGGCCATCTGGCCGGGCTGATCGGTGCCGAGGGGCTGGGCGCGCTGAGTCTGACGGCACCGCCGCTGATCATCGCGATCGCGTTCGGACTCGCCATGGACTACGAGCTGTTCATCCTGGCCCGGATGCGGGAGGTCCGGGAGCAGGGCGGCGACGACCGGGAGGCCGTGGTGACCGGACTGCGCCGCTCCGGCCGGGTGGTGACCTGTGCGGCGCTGCTCCTGGCCGTGGTGTTCGGTGCCTTCATGACGGGCGGCTTCTCCCCCATCCTGCAGATCGGGCTCGGTCTCACCCTGGCGGTGCTGATCGACGCGACGGTCGTGCGGATGCTGCTGGTCCCGGCGAGCATGGCGCTGCTCGGGCGGCACGCCTGGTGGGCGCCGAAGCCGCTGCGCCGGGCGCACGAGAGGTTCGGGGTGCGCGAGGAGGCCGCCGCCCCGCGGACGCCGGAGCCGGCACACCGCTGA
- a CDS encoding response regulator, which produces MSIRVVVADDQELVRSGFSMILQAQPDIEVVAEAGDGAEAVAAVEARAPDVLLLDIRMPVMDGLEAARRVCARSACKVVMLTTFDLDEYVYEALYAGASGFLLKDVRRDDLVHAVRVVAAGDSLLAPAVTRRLVADLVRRRRQEAVPDATPRRLEALTAREVETLRLLARGLSNSEIATTLFVSEHTVKTHVSNVLGKLGLRDRVQAVICAYESGLVAPGSP; this is translated from the coding sequence GTGAGCATCCGGGTGGTCGTCGCCGACGACCAGGAGCTGGTCCGCAGCGGGTTCAGCATGATCCTTCAGGCGCAGCCCGACATCGAGGTCGTCGCCGAGGCCGGGGACGGCGCCGAGGCGGTCGCCGCGGTCGAGGCGCGGGCGCCCGACGTACTGCTCCTGGACATCCGCATGCCGGTGATGGACGGCCTGGAGGCGGCCCGGCGGGTGTGCGCGCGGTCGGCCTGCAAGGTCGTCATGCTGACCACGTTCGACCTGGACGAGTACGTGTACGAGGCGCTGTACGCGGGTGCGAGCGGCTTCCTGCTCAAGGACGTGCGCCGGGACGACCTGGTGCACGCGGTGCGAGTGGTCGCGGCCGGCGACTCGCTGCTGGCGCCCGCGGTGACCCGCCGGCTGGTGGCGGACCTCGTGCGCCGCCGGCGGCAGGAGGCCGTCCCCGACGCCACCCCGCGGCGTCTGGAGGCGCTGACCGCCCGCGAGGTGGAGACGCTGCGGCTGCTGGCGCGCGGGCTGTCCAACTCCGAGATCGCGACGACCCTGTTCGTGAGCGAGCACACCGTCAAGACCCATGTGAGCAACGTGCTGGGCAAGCTCGGCCTCAGGGACCGGGTGCAGGCGGTGATCTGCGCCTACGAGTCCGGCCTGGTCGCCCCGGGCTCCCCCTGA
- a CDS encoding sensor histidine kinase — translation MPARSPFHRSPFHRSPLSRYPFTSLAPVVARLRTTRPYTVDAAVAALALFAVSLQWLFPDEGDDPLSWQGWLLGAATALPLVWRRAAPFATACAVSVATPAQAMYHAPPPDLMYGGFVVLYTLAALGRPWQRRLMLAGWLVGVAVTIRHNEDAEPFEYAFQLLSIVGAYALGVLARTQRAYTAELEDRARRLERERAADTARATAQERARIARDMHDVLAHAVSLMVVQAEAGPVVVRSDPARAEAAFDAIAGTGRDAMSQLRRILGVLKEERPDAGPRLPQPGVDGLRGLVRQVAESTGLRVELRVSGEPRPLPPDTGVAAYRIAQEALTNTVKHAYASSATVGLDWGDDEVTLTVTDDGRGPAPGPGGGGHGLIGIRERAAACGGDAVTGGGPDGGFRVAVRLPVGAGRRAALG, via the coding sequence ATGCCCGCCCGGTCCCCGTTCCACCGGTCCCCGTTCCACCGGTCCCCGCTCTCCCGGTACCCGTTCACCTCACTCGCCCCCGTCGTCGCCCGGCTGCGCACGACGCGTCCGTACACCGTCGACGCGGCCGTCGCCGCGCTGGCGCTGTTCGCCGTCTCCTTGCAGTGGCTGTTCCCGGACGAGGGGGACGACCCGCTCTCCTGGCAGGGCTGGCTGCTCGGGGCTGCCACGGCGCTGCCGTTGGTGTGGCGGCGCGCGGCGCCCTTCGCGACCGCGTGTGCCGTGTCGGTGGCCACCCCCGCGCAGGCGATGTACCACGCGCCGCCGCCCGACCTGATGTACGGCGGGTTCGTCGTCCTGTACACGCTGGCCGCCCTCGGCCGGCCCTGGCAGCGGCGGCTGATGCTGGCGGGCTGGCTCGTCGGGGTGGCCGTCACCATCCGGCACAACGAGGACGCCGAACCCTTCGAGTACGCCTTCCAGCTGCTCAGCATCGTGGGCGCGTACGCCCTCGGCGTGCTCGCCCGGACGCAGCGCGCCTACACGGCCGAACTGGAGGACCGGGCCCGGCGGCTGGAGCGTGAGCGGGCGGCCGACACCGCGCGGGCCACGGCGCAGGAACGCGCCAGGATCGCCCGCGACATGCACGACGTCCTGGCGCACGCGGTGAGCCTGATGGTGGTGCAGGCCGAGGCGGGTCCGGTGGTGGTGCGCAGTGATCCCGCGCGGGCGGAGGCCGCGTTCGACGCGATCGCGGGCACGGGACGGGACGCCATGTCCCAACTGCGGCGCATTCTCGGCGTGCTGAAGGAGGAGCGGCCGGACGCCGGGCCGCGGCTGCCGCAGCCGGGCGTGGACGGGCTGCGGGGCCTGGTCCGGCAGGTCGCCGAGTCGACCGGTCTGCGCGTGGAGCTGCGCGTGTCGGGCGAGCCGCGGCCGTTGCCGCCGGACACCGGGGTCGCCGCCTACCGGATCGCGCAGGAAGCACTCACCAACACGGTCAAGCACGCGTACGCTTCCTCCGCGACGGTCGGACTCGACTGGGGGGACGACGAGGTGACCCTGACGGTGACGGACGACGGGCGGGGGCCGGCCCCGGGGCCCGGGGGCGGCGGGCACGGGCTGATCGGCATCCGGGAGCGGGCCGCCGCCTGCGGGGGCGACGCCGTCACCGGCGGCGGACCGGACGGCGGCTTCCGCGTCGCCGTGCGCCTGCCGGTCGGGGCCGGACGGCGGGCGGCGCTCGGGTGA
- a CDS encoding 6-phospho-beta-glucosidase, whose protein sequence is MRLTILGGGGFRVPLVYGALLGDRAGGRVTDVVLHDLDGDRLSAVTRVLAEQAAGVPDAPAVTATTDLDEALRGADFVFSAIRVGGLEGRADDERVALAEGVLGQETVGAGGIAYGLRTVPVAVDIARRVARLAPDAWVINFTNPAGLVTEAMSRHLGDRVIGICDSPVGLGRRIARVLGADPDRAFIDYVGLNHLGWVRGLRVAGRDELPRLLADPALLGSFEEGRLFGHEWLRSLGAVPNEYLHYYYFNRETVRAYQEADRTRGAFLRDQQARFYERMRHEDAPALATWDRTRHEREATYMAENRETAGAGEREADDLSGGYEKVALALMRAVARDERATLILNVRNRGTLSALDADAVIEVPCLVDANGAHPVAVDPLPGHATGLVCAVKAVEREVLAAADSGSRASAVRAFALHPLVDSVNVARRLVDGYTAAHPGLAYLR, encoded by the coding sequence GTGAGGTTGACGATTCTGGGCGGCGGCGGATTCCGGGTGCCGCTCGTGTACGGCGCGCTGCTCGGGGACCGCGCCGGGGGCAGGGTGACCGACGTCGTCCTGCACGACCTCGACGGGGACCGGTTGTCGGCGGTGACCCGGGTGCTGGCCGAGCAGGCGGCGGGGGTGCCGGACGCGCCGGCCGTCACCGCCACGACCGACCTGGACGAGGCGCTGCGCGGTGCCGACTTCGTGTTCTCCGCGATCCGCGTCGGCGGCCTGGAAGGGCGGGCCGACGACGAGCGGGTGGCGCTCGCCGAGGGCGTCCTGGGGCAGGAGACGGTCGGTGCGGGCGGCATCGCCTACGGGCTGCGGACCGTGCCGGTCGCCGTCGACATCGCGCGCCGGGTGGCCCGGCTGGCGCCGGACGCCTGGGTCATCAACTTCACCAACCCGGCCGGTCTGGTCACCGAGGCCATGTCCCGGCACCTCGGTGACCGTGTCATCGGCATCTGCGACTCGCCGGTCGGGCTCGGCCGCCGCATCGCCCGCGTGCTGGGAGCCGACCCGGACCGGGCCTTCATCGACTACGTCGGCCTCAACCACCTCGGCTGGGTCCGCGGCCTCCGCGTCGCCGGCCGGGACGAACTCCCGCGGCTGCTCGCCGACCCGGCGCTGCTCGGCTCCTTCGAGGAGGGCCGGCTCTTCGGCCACGAGTGGCTGCGCTCGCTCGGCGCGGTCCCCAACGAGTACCTGCACTATTACTACTTCAACCGCGAGACCGTCCGCGCCTACCAGGAGGCCGACCGGACCCGCGGCGCGTTCCTCCGCGACCAGCAGGCACGCTTCTACGAGCGGATGCGCCACGAGGACGCCCCCGCGCTGGCCACCTGGGACCGCACCCGCCACGAGCGCGAGGCCACCTACATGGCCGAGAACCGGGAGACGGCGGGCGCCGGTGAGCGCGAGGCCGACGACCTGTCCGGCGGCTACGAGAAGGTGGCGCTGGCGCTGATGCGGGCCGTCGCCCGCGACGAGCGCGCCACCCTGATCCTCAACGTCCGCAACCGCGGCACGCTGTCCGCCCTCGACGCCGACGCCGTGATCGAGGTCCCGTGCCTGGTCGACGCGAACGGCGCCCACCCGGTGGCCGTGGACCCGCTGCCGGGTCACGCCACGGGTCTGGTCTGCGCCGTCAAGGCGGTCGAACGGGAAGTCCTGGCGGCGGCCGACTCGGGTTCCCGCGCATCGGCGGTCCGCGCCTTCGCCCTGCACCCCCTGGTCGACTCGGTCAACGTCGCCCGCCGGCTCGTCGACGGCTACACGGCGGCCCATCCGGGCCTGGCCTACCTGCGGTAG